The Gadus morhua chromosome 16, gadMor3.0, whole genome shotgun sequence DNA window AAGGCACATAACATCGCTATAATGCATACATAATTATTCTCAACagatttacataaaaaaaacgaatgtAGGAATGTTTACCTTTCTGCTAATCAGAAAGTATACTCTTCATATATACAAAAAAATGACCTTTGTTAGTGTCCTAATACAAAAAGATTTATAAAAGGTAATATGTTTCTTAGTGCGTGTCGACATAGCTAACACAATTTTTAACTAAATGGTAAAAAGATCTACAATCATTTGCCTTCACAATATCTGCCAAATTCATCATGAAAATAGTTAAAATACCGTACAAATTATATTTTGGTTGACGAAAggctttgtttacagttacatAAAATGACACTTATGGTTGAATGTCAACAATATATTCACAGTAACTGTTGAGATGAAAATACAGGTTTCCATCACACCAGTATTTTAAATTTGATAATCATTTGAAAAGGCAAAACGTGGACTTTCAACTAAAATAATTTAGTTTCCCTTTACACAACTCCACCACAGTACATGTTGGAGTGAGATGTGGATACTTATTGTAAAGGCACAGCTTTATCACCTGGGACACCAAGGTACAGTGTAGTGCCTGAAAACTAGCTAGGGTCACATCTAGAATGAAAACACAACTCTTTCACCAATATAACTAATGGTCCTTAAATTAATGATTCCCTTAAGCAAGCACAGCGTTGTTTGCGTTCTACGTTATATGGGACAAGTCTGTCCAGACATGGACACAGGTTTTGAACAGCAGGAAGTGAGCCACAGGGTCACGTGCTCCGCATCCATTCTGATACCAGCTGACATTCTCACATTCAGGAACATTCACGTATGCCATCAGTGGAATAGGCATTAACAGATAAAATTGCCAGTTTATGCAATATTTCACCCACTTTGTGTATTTGGCTTAATATTCACATACCCACCATCAAATCAATTCAAAAGAGCACATCTCACAACCCTGTTTGGTACGAAGCAGTCCATTATCACCTCCTATTCACTTGCATTGAGCCTTCAAATATTGTCTGAATGTGTACTTTATTGTTTTAGTTGAACTTAAGTGCATAGACCATTATGTCCAAGTGGTTGCACTGGGATGTCGCCTGGCTTCATAAAGGAAGGGCGGCAGAGCTGTGGGTAGGAACATTCAACTCTATGAACGCCAGTTATGTCCTTAGGTCCAAGTCTCATGTCTTTAACTTGAGACTGTGCTCATTCATTAATTGGGTGATAAATTGAGGAATTTATTGGGTATTTTATTTTAGATTGTTTGCTTTTTGCTTGATTGATTAATCTTTGCAGGCTGTTGTAATATTCAATACAAAAACTTTTCACTTTCAATTCTCCACTGATTGCCAGTCTCAGAGCAGGCCAGTCTCACGAGCAGGCCAGTCTCACGAGCACGCCAGTCTCACGAGCACGCCAGTCTCACTAGCACGCCAGTCTCAGAGCAGGCCAGTCTCAGAGCAGGCCAGTCTCAGAGCAGGTCATGCTTCGAGCAGTCTCAGAGCAGGCCAGTCTCAGAGCAGGTCATGCTCCTAGTAGTCTCATAGCAGGCCATGCTCCTAGTAGTCTCATAGCAGGCCATGCTCATAGCAGTCAAGTCTAAGAGCAGGCCAGTCTCAGAGCAGGCCATGCTCAGAGCAGTCTCAGAGCAGGCCAGTCCAAGCCAAGTCTCTAGTTCAAATTCTGGCAGCTCAATGCTCTGCTCTACCTATGTCCAGCCAGTAATGTGGAAGTAAAAGTGGGTGAAGTATTGGCTTAAGGGACCTTTGTCCTTCTTTATCACGTTTCCATAACCCAGTGAAAAAATATAATGACCAGATTGACGTTGTGGCTACAAAAACtgagaaacaaagagaaagtAAACAAATGCTTTATCTTTGAGGAATTTAGGAGTCGAGATGTCTGAGTGAGGTATTTCCTCTGGGTTtcataaataagaataaaaaatacCAGTATACTTCCTGAGCTAGGAGCTACAGCGATGGCATCTTATACCTGTGATATGAGATCCACAAGGGTAAACTTAAAAATCACTCATATGACTCCTCAGGCCCTTCTCTGGGGGCCTGTTTGCAGTGCCGCCCCTGGGCCGGTGCCGTCTACATAAAGGAGTTAATAATACTGCCATCTGGATGGAATTGACTGTTCACAAGTCATATCTAGCTTTACTTTATCATAGCTAATCATTCTGAAAAAACCAAACAAGGTAAAACGTTGTGTTCAGGACCCTTTCCATGACGCCCACGTCTACAATGCATTATCAACATACCTGTGGTTTATAGCATTGTATAATCATAGTAATAAGCACTTGTACATATTAACAGTTCATTTTCATCCCAACACATTATAAAGCATTTGATAACTTATAAGGTCAAGACAAGTATCAAAATGTTAATAATTGAAGTCATCAGAATGTTTTTGCATGATCATGGTGTTTTATAATTCTCGTAGTTGTAATACATTAAAAACAATGTATAATGCAATCACTTATTATGCATTATAATGTTGAACTCTTTGAGGGGTCTCTCAAAGAGGTTCATGACGTCGTTAAGATTTTTCAGTCAAGCCAAGTTTATCCATGTTATGTTATTTCATTCTACTGAACTAGTCGTGGGTATCGTAAGCTGACATAGCGTTCACTTGCTAACTTGCCATTAAGGTAGTAACCACCCATACAGCTGTAGCTAATGCAGTGTGGCTAATTCAATGATGGAGAAGAAGTGTGCCGCTTTTATCCGTGATCAAATGTATACAAAACACAACCGTGTCATGGTGTGGAAGGTTGTTGTAAAGTTAAAACTACACATTAGCTAGGTGACTGGGTTGTAATGGGATCCTCACTCGCTGGAAAACTCTGGGATACGGCAAGTACACAATCCTATTAAATGTAGAACCTGGGTCTAGTTGACTTTAGATACTTTCATGTGTTTTTGGGGGGAAACATTATGTGAAAGTCCATAATTTAGTTGTTCATCATCAAAAGTCTTACCAAATAAATCCATATTTCACCGCTCTGTGTTGTTCTTGCCAAGATTTAATTAAATGATTTTGTATTTACTTAAGCACCCAATGCCCACTTAGAGTAACTAATAATCAAACGATAATTGATTATAACAGTGATTATAATTCACAATGCAATGGATTGCAACCACCAGAATTATTTTTACCCTCACTCTTTGATCCTTGCAGCAAAAGAATGCCAGTGAGTGACCAGCAGTCATGAAGTATTACGATACGTGACTACAATGTTTTATAAAGCATTATCAATATTCATGAATTCATGAAACTTAGAACTAGTGCTATAAGAAGATCATAAAGATGTTTATAATGCATTAGAGACACGGGCGTCATTGAATGTGATAACCTACGTCCCTTTTCATCTAGTCGTGTtgaaaatacatacaaaatatTGAATACTGATCACCtaaaacattgaaataaaacatctgtacaaaataaaaacatttaaatcaacACTAGCAACACAATTGTTTTCGGATTTTCAACGCTAAAGTCGCATGGGGACACTCTGATTCGTACCTTATGCCCGGGACAAAGTGGGGTGGCTAACAAATCAAAAAGGCAAAAGAACTAAAGCAAACGGTTTTCCGTTCGACAGCGTCTTGTCCCAGACATCACCTGAAACAGGAACCCAACGTTACCAAGGAGGGCAGGAAGGCAGCACCTGGGAGAGGAAGGACATGTTGTCCATGGGCCTCATGGCCATGTTCAGCGGGCCCGAGAGGTTCATGGCCAGTGGGTGGGCCAGGTTCATGTGGGCAGCGGCTGGGAGGCTGACGGCCGCCAGGCTGATGGGCCCCGTGATGGTGACCCCGGGGTGCTGCAGGTGGCCCCCCGGGGAGCTCTTGCTGATGTTCATCTGTGCAGCGATAGTGACTGGGTAGCTGCTGTTACTGCTGCGGTTCATCGTTGACGGGTTGGTGACCGGTGTCACAGGGGTCGAGTTGTGCACAATGTTGGGATCTGTTgttaaatacataaaaaaaaacacaatgcagAAGTGTTGGAGACTGAAGCAGCTCTTTCGGTTTTATGTTGAATTTCTCATGAGGCGAAGCCCACATGCAGCTGTCTATTGTGGAGGCTTAATGCATCAATGCAAAGAACAAAAACACCACTTTAGATGTTAGTAGAGGAAAAACACCTACCTTGAGTTCGAGAGATGTCAATTAGGACTTGGAACGAGTTATTTAAAATCTCTCCTACAGTCAACTCACCTGAGGGGTAAATTCAAAGAGCAGGATCAAAAGATTAACCATCTAACAGTGACTTATTAACCTACTGTTTGAGGCCAGTGACAGATTAGGATCTATGCAGGGCCATGTGTCCACATCAATGCTATCAACCCTATATTAAGGTTAATATCTGGTTAATCAATTGATCCTGCTTCCTTGAAATTAACTCTTAGCACTACATAATAGCACAGCTATGAACAAAAACAGCATATATGATGACTAACTTAAGACACCAGCCCTGGTTGTTTGAGCTGTATAATTCTGTTAACATTTTGCCACAATAGTCCCATCAATGTAACGCCTTTGGGGTCACTGCTAATGACTACAGCATTACCTTTCTGTGGCACTGTGTTGTTCCACTGCCAGTCAGTTACGCCTAGTTCAAAATAGACACATGGGTTAGAGAGCAGCATCAGTGCCCTTAACCGGGTGCCACTTTCAACAGTAAGGGCGGAGGGCATTCCCTCTGATGTTCACATTCTTCATTTCTATTTGACAGGGCTTGCTTCTCAGCAAGATATCTGGCATTGACTGTCACACCACTTCATCCTCTAGTAGTAGCATGGCTGGTATATCTAGAACAAAGACTCCTGCACAACAATGCACCATCCATACCATGTTAAAAGAGACAAACAGAAGTGAGAGGACAGACTCCAACCATCGTAACTGTCTCTACTCAACATCCACCACCAACAGAATCTGGCTCAATACTTGATCTGCAGAAGAGCCTTTAGAGGGAGTTCTATAAACCCTAGCAGTGTAGAACTCTGGTTTCTGGAATCAGGACACATCAGTATGGAGTTAGAGAAGGTTTGTGTGAATAACCAAACAAGTTCTTTTTTAAATTTCTCCTCATATAGAAGACAGTGCTGCTGTTTCTGTTTGTTGCCGGTGCACCGCGCTCGACGTTTAACTGAAGCCGGGAGAGACTGTTACCACTAAACCGATCCCCCAGTCTGGTGTTGTCCtttcaattatttattattataacccAATGATCACCAAGGACAAAAAAACGAAACTCAGCACAAGAACAATGTACAACCACAGCAAAACAATATCCACAATGTACAAAGCACAGGCCTTCTCCTGTAACTCTATAGACCGTAGGGATCTCCTTATTTTATCCCCCTGCAGGAACGTGAACCGAGGAGGTTTTGTGGTCCGTTTTCACTTCTCAGCATGTCTAGGAAGGTCTGCAGCAGTCGTTGCTCTTTCCTTTGGTCTATCCTAGACCTACGCTAACAGACACTTGCATTCCTTCCAGGGCATAGCAATGCATTGCtctgcaaagacacacacacaccatgtcaaTGCTATTGGGTTGAGCTGTGCTAGGTAGCTCATTCTAGaccaaacataaaacacatcacctcctccactacTATTGTGCAGCACCGAATATCTCCCATCTCAGGATGGGCCGGCCAGCCCTACTCGGCCTGCCTCCAACATCCTCAGCGAGGAACAGTCGTCCTATGGAGAGGAACATCCCTCTCCCCTGAAACAAGATCCCATGGCCAACAAAACCAGGTACTGGACCGGTAAACGAAGGCTTGGCAGACTTTCTGGTCCCCGTCCCGGGACCTTCTACCCCCCCTCCCGGGACATCCAACCCCCCGTCCCGGGACCTCCTAGTCCCCGTCCCAGGACGTCCTAGTCACCGTCCCATGGTCACTCAGCAGTGACCATGGTGACTATGACAAAGATACCCCATTCTCATTGGTTAAGGCTAGCGCCGTCGATTGGCGACTGCggtgcaatacattttttacCACTTTTTTGCAATACAAAGAAAACATACCGGACACAAAACAGGCCGGTACAGGCCATTGTTGTCTTTGTAACGGAAGGGGGGCTGTTCAGTTGACCACCACTAGTTGCTATCCAATCTTACACTGGAccttgtgtgtgtaagaggtgAAGGGGTCTGAACACTTTGGAAAGCCACTGCATACAGTGGTTCACCCACATGGATTCAGCAATGGCGTTAGAGGATCGCAGGGGTTAGAGGATCATGGTTACGAAACCATGAAAATAATTACATTCATGTTTGCTTGATTGATGCTAGGGTTAGCATCCATACCCTACCCATATCAGTCTTGATTGTCGCATGTGAAGTAATATCTTAAGAAACTAAAGCAATGTATCTGATAGGGGGGTAGCAGGTCAGGGCATGTGCAGTAAGGGATAAAAGGCAATGGACAGGTGCGCAATACGGTACGGCAGAGAAACAAAAAGACAGCCATGTAATCATTATAAACCGTAATAGTCATTAGCAGCTGGTCCCTTTTCTACGTTATTATACACACAGCCAGTAACAATGAAGACCATCAATAACTTCTCTGAATCTGGCGCTGGTTATAATCAATGAGAACATAAAGTTAAAGACAGATGGCAAATATCCAAGAGGAAACAACCTTACTACTGTGCTGGGATGGGAAGGCGAGCAGGAACGGGAGCCGTTGTTAGTTTAACTCTGGGACATGAGGAACCATATGGACTGATGTGCTACACCAGGGTCCGTCCCTGACCTGCATCACTTACACCAGCTGCAGCACATCAAGTATGTTGAGCCGCTGATGGTGACCCCATCCTTATGTCCCTCTGGCTGAGGCCAGTGGGGGCTTAACCTAAACAACACCTAAGTAAATTACCGACTCCCTCTACACCCATCCGCCAACACTATAATAACCCTTTCACATGTGCACTGTAGGACAGACATGCTCCGGATTATACCCGGAGGGGCTGCATATGGAAATGCAAATGTGCGAATCCTCCCCTCGGGCCTTTACCGGGAGTTTCTGTAGTGTTTACCGGGAGTTTCCTGTCCTATAAAAGTTTTTGCCCTTGTTTATTATTTAGCCACTATTACATTAAAAAGATGGTGTCATACTAACTGCAAGCCCGAAACAATCTATACTAATTAGGAATCAAGCTCATGGATTGAATTGGGGACCACAAGTATAACCCATCCTTTGAAGACTCGCTGCCTATAGAATTGCAAATCGCCAGCAGGTGGCAGCATTTACCCTGCTATCCAATCACAGGCATTAGTCCTTTGTCTAATCATTGAGTTACATGCTACACCATAGAGCAATTTAAAATAACTACACAGGGTTGGAATATCAAAATCAGATATCTGTGCTTGTAACTTGAGTCTTCTTCTCTAATGAAATTAGGTTTGGGAAGAAAGACCAACATAAGATCCCTGGAAAGAAGGAGCCCGACTTTTCTTTGGCACCCAACTTGCTGGTttacaacttttcaccaagaaGTTGGGTCTAGATGTGTCACATGTCCAAATGAGCCTGGAGCGAGTACAGAGGAGTGTGCAGGGGATCCTACCTTTGTTAGTGCAGGCAGTGCTGCTGAAGCCTGCCTGGCCGTGGGTCTTCAGGTGGCTGGTGATGTAGGCCGCACTCAGCATCTTGCCACAGATGTTGCAGGTGACTTTGCCCTCATGTCTGATCATGTGGGAGCGCAGACGATCTTTGGTGGCAAAGGCTGAAGTACATGCCTATGGATGGTAGCAACACAGAATTTGAGATAATTGAACAAATGATCCCAAACCATCCATTTAAAGATtgaaataatacaatacaacttgGAACCACAAGAAAATAGAAGAAAGCCAAAATGGACAGAAGAGTCACTGTATGAATCAGAACACATTTTGATCATAGGTACTGGGTGTGTTTTTAAGCAGAACTGCATATTTACATCATAGTTACTCGTCCCAACTAGTAGATGATAGAATATTATCTGTGATGTGTCACGTCGTTTTTCATTTATGGCCCAATTCTTGATTTCCATTTACCTCACAGAGGTCTGGTGTGATAGGTGTAAGCAGGAAAAATGTCTGCTAATAGCCATGTACTGTACTTGAGAACAATTTGGAGGtactttaaacaaaaaaataatcagtATTCATGCATTCATTTTATGCTTCTTGAAACTTTTACTCCACTACATTTTAGAGGGTCATATTGTAATttattattgcattttttatactacatttatttgttaaataaggtaaccAGTTATTTGCAGATTTTAACAAACTTATGACATAACATAACGGGTCATCAAGTAATTAAAAAGAGCTCCACTAAACGTACATATATATGCATCCCTACTTATAATCTAGTGGTGGATTCTGAAATGGACCATTCTTAACTTTTTGGGGTATATTTGATTCTAATGTACCATTACATAACTGCAGGACTTTTCCATGTTACAGTTTTCCCCACTGTACTTGCTGCTTCTCCAGCGAGGCAGGTCCCTTCCTCTCTGGGCTCTGCCAGATGGGCACGGTGTCTCCCTCTTTAGTTACGGCGCACACCTACATCATCACTAGTAGACTGGGTCGGACGCTCGCCTCCCCAGACTATACCAGGAAAGGTCAGACACCAAGCAGCCTCACACCCTGTTGGTTCACCAGGAGGCACAAATGTTCCCCTCCAGAGAGACCGTCTACACAGCACTACAACCGTTCTCCTCCAGAGGGCCCGTCTACACTGCGCTACATAGCTACATCTGCACTCCTCATATAACGTTTTTCTTGTTATCAAGTATTAAAAGATCATCCAGATATCCCCATAGGCTATTGCATACTTGGTTGACTAGTTGAATCATACCACAGGGATCGCCTATGGCTGACCAGAAAATGTGGGTAAGATGAAAGGAAACTGAATCATAGGAATCACCGATGTCCATTGCCAGATCATGTTTGTTAATCAAACAGTTGATACATCTCTCTTTGTTCTATTTATATTCTTTAACATTTTTTGGTACTTTTCCTAGAACACCTAAACCGAAATAATATTAACCTAAAGCTTATATATTAGAGTATATAATCCGAGTTAAATGTTCAATCGTGACACTAAGACACTACACATTTTGATTCCTACTCTTCGGATTCCAAATGTTAAACATTGACATGCTGACAATGGTTATTTTGTGGATTTAAAGTTTGTTTCATTCCAGTAACCTCAGTTAAGGAACTCTGTTCAGATCTTAGGCATACCAATGCTTTTGCCGTCTCTTTCCAGGAGATTCAGGAGGTCAGCTATACTATACACTGGATCATGCCAGCCTGATACTTTAACACATGTTCCTGTTAAGCTTATGGTGGTGACATTAGAAGTCTGAAATAAACAACTACACTTTAAAGAAAACCTTCTTAATCTTACCGTTACTTGGCACTTAAAGGGCCTCTCTGATGAGTGGACATGTTTGACGTGACAGCTCAGGTGGTCGGGtctgtggaggagagggagaaacatcATAAGGTGCCCCAAGAGCAGCTCTGGGATGAGGTGTGAAGGGATGATGATCATCATGAATGTGTGGCGATCATGTTAAGATCAGAACCTTGAAGGAAGATTTCCAACACCAATTGAGACCTAATTTCTATGTGCCTTGTGCTTTTTACATCAGTTATTATGAGCGTAATGCCTTCTTCTATGTATGCGGTTTGGGTTTTCAGGACAGTCAGACAGTTTTCTAGCCTGGCTATTGGCAGACCAAGCGTAATCGTAGATTGCACATTGGTCTTGGGAGGCTGCTgtaattttcttcagcacaagagacGTGATCAACAGGCTTAGTTCAAATTACTCTGGACGCAATTGGCCGCTTGCCGTCAATTcgctgtcgtcattgtgttaaaccagccaatagcgcgccagggggaaaagccagcttggtgattggctcccgcaaaagcatatcggaagcagaaagaaatgcattgctcctctcctctccctgctgcagggcgaattcaaatcgccggcaaaacggctgggggtacccagtctaacAGTTTTCCTCACTCCTCCTGAAATCCTTTACTGCCACCTGAACTTAGGTCAGACCGTGGCGGCCTCACTCAAATTCCCTGGTTGATCCTGCTGGATAGGCTGATTTATTTTCAAAGATTTCGAGTTCACATGTGTTATAATGGGGTAAATAGCTGTTGTAGAAAAGTATAGTGCGGGTTTCAGATGAGTGGATCCAACTCACGCTTACCTTTACTAATTTCTTAAGTTTCATTCTTTAGAAACCAAACCAAGTGACCTGTGGTCTTCTGGTTGTTATGATTAAAATAAACGTTATCAAGCCAAAAAAAGAGAACGCTGCATTAATTATCGATATTGGTAACCTAatagaagaaaaacataatATCTGCCTTAATCATCGGTagactttcctctctctctctgtgtctgtgtgtttgtctgtgtctgtgtgtttctgtgtctgtgtctcataCACACCTTGAGAACCCCTTCCCACAGACAGAACAGATGTAGGGCTTGTGAACCGCCCCGTTGTGTGAGCGTACATGACAGGTCATGCGGTCCTTTCTCTTAAACCTCTGCTGGCAGATGGGGCACTCGAACGGCTTCTCGTCAGAGTGCGACAGCTTGTGGCGGTTCAGGTGGTAGACGTCACGGAAAGCTTTCCCACACATGTCGCAGCCGTGGTTCTTCTTGACGGGCTTCGGGGGCTTCTTGGCGACGccgtgctggtgctggtgctgcatGGGGGCCACGGCGCCCGTCcctgtggaggtggtggcggtggtcagGATGCCAGCCACCGTGGAGATGTACGAGTGGCTACTGTTCTGTCGTGATACAGTGGAGATAAGAGGCACCATAGTAGGAGCTGTGGGGCTTTTCTTAGGCCTGGACACCATCTTAATACCGGTGTGGCAAGACTCATGCCGCCGCAAATGATAGCTGTCCCTAAAGGCCTTGTTGCAGTAGCCGCAGATAAAGGGTGTCTTTGTTTTGGGCTCTTTCTTGACGATGGCGATTTGAGCCAAACCTCCACCACCGATCCCATTAGCAACATTGTCCTTGAGGAGTTCTGTAGCACTGACCTGGGGCTTCTGTTCCATGAGGATAGGCAGAACTGGTTTCTGATCAGTAGGCTCAGagttgaggagggggagaaggccgTTTCCAACAGCGTGATGCTGGTGGTGCAGAGCCTCGTTGGCCtgctggagagacagacacgagAGGTGTTAGCAGATTTTAATGGACTCATCACTCATTTAGGGTCCCACTGTTAGTCTGGCAATGTGTGCATTTGTCAAGGATGTGGCTTAACTGTTATCAGAGAGCTAGCAAAATGTCAGTTGGCGATATTTTACACTGCAAAAACCCAACAGTAAAGCGGCGAAGTGTACACAGTATGCAAAACTTCAGTTTCGAGGGGTGGCACTAGTGTTGCCAACTCCAACACCCGCAAAAGAGCACGATGAGGGCACCAAAGcaaagggggggggaaggatgaATTGTAACAGCAATCATTGTAAGCCGCATTCCAACGACTCAAGGAATTCCACAAAGGTGACAAAGATAACCGACACACTGACCATTCTGCCAATTAATGGATCATATGGAGCCACGGTACAGTTTgccaggtccaggtccacggGTCCAAATACAGTTACGAAATTGCCCACCCTAAACTATAGGTCTAAACtctttttgctttttatttttactatca harbors:
- the LOC115561228 gene encoding vascular endothelial zinc finger 1 isoform X1, whose amino-acid sequence is MEPSWSTFLFQQANEALHHQHHAVGNGLLPLLNSEPTDQKPVLPILMEQKPQVSATELLKDNVANGIGGGGLAQIAIVKKEPKTKTPFICGYCNKAFRDSYHLRRHESCHTGIKMVSRPKKSPTAPTMVPLISTVSRQNSSHSYISTVAGILTTATTSTGTGAVAPMQHQHQHGVAKKPPKPVKKNHGCDMCGKAFRDVYHLNRHKLSHSDEKPFECPICQQRFKRKDRMTCHVRSHNGAVHKPYICSVCGKGFSRPDHLSCHVKHVHSSERPFKCQVTACTSAFATKDRLRSHMIRHEGKVTCNICGKMLSAAYITSHLKTHGQAGFSSTACTNKGVTDWQWNNTVPQKGELTVGEILNNSFQVLIDISRTQDPNIVHNSTPVTPVTNPSTMNRSSNSSYPVTIAAQMNISKSSPGGHLQHPGVTITGPISLAAVSLPAAAHMNLAHPLAMNLSGPLNMAMRPMDNMSFLSQVLPSCPPW
- the LOC115561228 gene encoding vascular endothelial zinc finger 1 isoform X5 — protein: MQLWNRAGVRSYSNRPTRLCTTSITLLETAFSPSSTLSLLIRNQFCLSSWNRSPSSHSYISTVAGILTTATTSTGTGAVAPMQHQHQHGVAKKPPKPVKKNHGCDMCGKAFRDVYHLNRHKLSHSDEKPFECPICQQRFKRKDRMTCHVRSHNGAVHKPYICSVCGKGFSRPDHLSCHVKHVHSSERPFKCQVTACTSAFATKDRLRSHMIRHEGKVTCNICGKMLSAAYITSHLKTHGQAGFSSTACTNKGVTDWQWNNTVPQKGELTVGEILNNSFQVLIDISRTQDPNIVHNSTPVTPVTNPSTMNRSSNSSYPVTIAAQMNISKSSPGGHLQHPGVTITGPISLAAVSLPAAAHMNLAHPLAMNLSGPLNMAMRPMDNMSFLSQVLPSCPPW
- the LOC115561228 gene encoding vascular endothelial zinc finger 1 isoform X6; this encodes MEPSWSTFLFQQANEALHHQHHAVGNGLLPLLNSEPTDQKPVLPILMEQKPQNSSHSYISTVAGILTTATTSTGTGAVAPMQHQHQHGVAKKPPKPVKKNHGCDMCGKAFRDVYHLNRHKLSHSDEKPFECPICQQRFKRKDRMTCHVRSHNGAVHKPYICSVCGKGFSRPDHLSCHVKHVHSSERPFKCQVTACTSAFATKDRLRSHMIRHEGKVTCNICGKMLSAAYITSHLKTHGQAGFSSTACTNKGVTDWQWNNTVPQKGELTVGEILNNSFQVLIDISRTQDPNIVHNSTPVTPVTNPSTMNRSSNSSYPVTIAAQMNISKSSPGGHLQHPGVTITGPISLAAVSLPAAAHMNLAHPLAMNLSGPLNMAMRPMDNMSFLSQVLPSCPPW
- the LOC115561228 gene encoding vascular endothelial zinc finger 1 isoform X3, whose protein sequence is MEPSWSTFLFQQANEALHHQHHAVGNGLLPLLNSEPTDQKPVLPILMEQKPQVSATELLKDNVANGIGGGGLAQIAIVKKEPKTKTPFICGYCNKAFRDSYHLRRHESCHTGIKMVSRPKKSPTAPTMVPLISTVSRQNSSHSYISTVAGILTTATTSTGTGAVAPMQHQHQHGVAKKPPKPVKKNHGCDMCGKAFRDVYHLNRHKLSHSDEKPFECPICQQRFKRKDRMTCHVRSHNGAVHKPYICSVCGKGFSRPDHLSCHVKHVHSSERPFKCQVTACTSAFATKDRLRSHMIRHEGKVTCNICGKMLSAAYITSHLKTHGQAGFSSTACTNKGVTDWQWNNTVPQKDPNIVHNSTPVTPVTNPSTMNRSSNSSYPVTIAAQMNISKSSPGGHLQHPGVTITGPISLAAVSLPAAAHMNLAHPLAMNLSGPLNMAMRPMDNMSFLSQVLPSCPPW
- the LOC115561228 gene encoding vascular endothelial zinc finger 1 isoform X2 — protein: MEPSWSTFLFQQANEALHHQHHAVGNGLLPLLNSEPTDQKPVLPILMEQKPQVSATELLKDNVANGIGGGGLAQIAIVKKEPKTKTPFICGYCNKAFRDSYHLRRHESCHTGIKMVSRPKKSPTAPTMVPLISTVSRQNSSHSYISTVAGILTTATTSTGTGAVAPMQHQHQHGVAKKPPKPVKKNHGCDMCGKAFRDVYHLNRHKLSHSDEKPFECPICQQRFKRKDRMTCHVRSHNGAVHKPYICSVCGKGFSRPDHLSCHVKHVHSSERPFKCQVTACTSAFATKDRLRSHMIRHEGKVTCNICGKMLSAAYITSHLKTHGQAGFSSTACTNKGELTVGEILNNSFQVLIDISRTQDPNIVHNSTPVTPVTNPSTMNRSSNSSYPVTIAAQMNISKSSPGGHLQHPGVTITGPISLAAVSLPAAAHMNLAHPLAMNLSGPLNMAMRPMDNMSFLSQVLPSCPPW
- the LOC115561228 gene encoding vascular endothelial zinc finger 1 isoform X4, coding for MEPSWSTFLFQQANEALHHQHHAVGNGLLPLLNSEPTDQKPVLPILMEQKPQVSATELLKDNVANGIGGGGLAQIAIVKKEPKTKTPFICGYCNKAFRDSYHLRRHESCHTGIKMVSRPKKSPTAPTMVPLISTVSRQNSSHSYISTVAGILTTATTSTGTGAVAPMQHQHQHGVAKKPPKPVKKNHGCDMCGKAFRDVYHLNRHKLSHSDEKPFECPICQQRFKRKDRMTCHVRSHNGAVHKPYICSVCGKGFSRPDHLSCHVKHVHSSERPFKCQVTACTSAFATKDRLRSHMIRHEGKVTCNICGKMLSAAYITSHLKTHGQAGFSSTACTNKDPNIVHNSTPVTPVTNPSTMNRSSNSSYPVTIAAQMNISKSSPGGHLQHPGVTITGPISLAAVSLPAAAHMNLAHPLAMNLSGPLNMAMRPMDNMSFLSQVLPSCPPW